Proteins encoded in a region of the Xylocopa sonorina isolate GNS202 chromosome 1, iyXylSono1_principal, whole genome shotgun sequence genome:
- the LOC143433283 gene encoding vitamin K-dependent protein C, which produces MKLLDFVKYLIVCSLLLVLAPKSTRCDELVRSNNEQVDLRETRGVLDVLFGRFKTCGNCFCGRPNRFGEARFLGGEYTNAHEFPWLANIHVRSQLLLSGVLINDRYVLSSASHLVGLTVPEIKVSLGEYDRCNLDVSSIILSAESLILHPEYNSESRAHNLALIKLSQPIKFDRRILPICLPNPGSTYLGQVGTLVGWTLSKPEDKNNNQTCRPRKLGLPILGYNECIRSGINLMNFHNDSGCAGVLGGSSIVCQNDVGSSVQYRSYAGVYDLIGVTSDINECGSSPAVSIFTRVGPHLNWILQQTKDACYCSK; this is translated from the exons ATGAAGCTGCTCGACTTCGTCAAATACCTCATCGTTTGCAGCCTATTGTTGGTGCTCGCCCCGAAGTCGACTCGCTGCGACGAACTCGTTCGATCC AACAATGAACAGGTCGACTTGAGGGAAACGCGTGGCGTGTTGGATGTCCTGTTTGGCAGATTTAAAACATGTGGCAATTGTT TTTGCGGACGACCAAATCGGTTCGGCGAAGCGCGATTCCTCGGCGGAGAGTACACGAATGCTCACGAATTTCCATGGCTCGCAAACATTCACGTGAGATCGCAGTTGCTTCTCAGTGGGGTTCTAATAAACGATCGTTACGTTTTATCCTCGGCTAGCCACCTCGTTGG CTTAACTGTACCAGAGATAAAAGTATCCCTAGGAGAATACGATCGATGCAATTTGGACGTGTCGTCGATCATACTCAGCGCTGAATCTTTAATTTTGCATCCAGAATATAATTCCGAGTCCCGCGCTCATAATTTAGCATTGATCAAGCTAAGTCAACCGATTAAATTCGACAGAAGAATATTGCCCATATGCTTGCCAAATCCGG GTTCAACATATCTTGGACAAGTTGGGACGTTGGTTGGATGGACATTGAGCAAACCAGAAGACAAGAATAATAATCAAACTTGTCGACCACGGAAATTGGGTCTTCCAATTCTGGGCTATAACGAATGCATAAGATCTGGTATAAATCTTATGAATTTTCACAATGATTCAGGATGCGCTGGTGTATTAGGTGGTAGCTCTATTGTATGCCAG AACGACGTAGGCTCTTCGGTGCAATATCGTTCGTATGCAGGAGTTTATGATCTAATCG GTGTAACTTCGGATATAAACGAATGTGGTAGCAGTCCCGCAGTTTCGATATTCACACGAGTTGGACCGCATTTAAATTGGATATTACAACAAACCAAAGACGCATGCTATTGCTCAAAATAA